From a single Adhaeribacter swui genomic region:
- a CDS encoding class I SAM-dependent methyltransferase — protein sequence MNYERLEHCPICNKESFKNFMVVKDNSVSKESFVIVQCDNCGFKFTNPRPDEASIGQYYQSEEYISHTNKATSITNQAYKLVRTYTIKQKVDLINRLSAKGAILDYGCGTGNFLAACKKNGWQVQGYEPSELARAQAEELLTQKILNASIALETIPKESFQVITLWHVLEHIHTLNDTFKKLVQLTKPEGKLIIAVPNADSHDAQVYRENWAAYDVPRHLYHFNQATMKRFLKKHKIELTEVIPMKFDAYYVSLLSEKYKSGNTAIVKSVLTGLKSNNHASKNANDYSSLIYVGKKI from the coding sequence ATGAATTACGAACGTCTGGAGCATTGCCCCATTTGCAACAAAGAAAGTTTCAAAAACTTTATGGTTGTAAAGGATAATTCCGTTTCTAAAGAAAGCTTTGTTATAGTTCAATGCGATAATTGCGGCTTTAAATTCACGAACCCCAGGCCCGATGAAGCAAGCATTGGTCAGTACTACCAATCAGAAGAATACATCTCGCATACCAACAAGGCTACCAGTATAACCAACCAAGCCTATAAACTTGTAAGAACATATACTATTAAGCAGAAAGTTGATTTAATAAATCGACTTTCTGCTAAAGGAGCTATTCTGGATTATGGCTGTGGTACCGGCAATTTTTTGGCAGCATGTAAGAAAAATGGCTGGCAGGTTCAAGGCTACGAACCAAGCGAGCTAGCCCGTGCTCAAGCAGAAGAACTATTAACTCAGAAAATACTGAATGCTAGCATCGCTCTAGAAACAATTCCTAAAGAAAGCTTTCAGGTAATTACTTTATGGCATGTATTAGAGCACATCCATACCTTAAATGATACCTTTAAGAAGCTGGTACAATTAACTAAACCTGAAGGCAAGCTGATTATTGCGGTACCTAACGCTGATTCGCATGATGCCCAAGTTTACAGAGAAAATTGGGCGGCGTACGATGTACCACGCCACTTGTACCACTTCAATCAGGCAACTATGAAGCGTTTTTTAAAAAAACACAAAATAGAGTTGACTGAAGTTATCCCGATGAAATTTGATGCTTATTATGTGAGTTTATTAAGCGAGAAATACAAGTCTGGAAACACAGCTATTGTGAAATCGGTACTTACAGGTTTAAAATCTAATAACCACGCCAGCAAAAACGCAAACGATTATTCGAGTTTAATTTATGTTGGTAAAAAGATCTAA
- the mnmG gene encoding tRNA uridine-5-carboxymethylaminomethyl(34) synthesis enzyme MnmG codes for MTTKYDVIVVGAGHAGCEAAAAAARMGSKVLLVTMNMNTIAQMSCNPAMGGVAKGQIVREIDALGGQSGIITDKTMIQFRMLNLSKGPAMWSPRAQSDRMRFAEEWRLNLEQTANIDFWQEMAASILVEGGKAAGIKTALGIEFRSEAVILTNGTFLNGIIHIGEKQFGGGRAAERAATGITEQLISLGFEAGRMKTGTPPRVDGRSLDYSRMEEQKGDENPSKFSYTNTKPLEQQRSCYITYTSTATHEILKTGFEKSPMFQGRIQGLGPRYCPSIEDKINRFADKDRHQIFVEPEGWSTVEIYVNGFSSSLPEDVQYKALRTIAGFENAKMFRPGYAIEYDFFPPTQLNLTLETKLVENLYFAGQINGTTGYEEAACQGLMAGINAHNKINQKEPFILKRSEAYIGVLIDDLVNKGTEEPYRMFTSRAEHRILLRQDNADIRLTKKGFDLGLASQERLDLVNRKITETQEVIDYLNNKSIEPSEINEILQRLNSAPITEKAKAGNLIKRPNVDIAHIAEAVPAIQNYLSKYLVESIEQASIAVKYASYIDKEHQMANRIEELENYIIKERLDYKNMPALSKEAREKLLKINPETIGQASRISGVSPADISILMVYLGK; via the coding sequence ATCACCACAAAATACGACGTAATAGTTGTAGGCGCAGGACACGCCGGATGCGAAGCCGCCGCTGCTGCTGCCCGCATGGGTTCCAAAGTCCTGCTCGTAACTATGAACATGAATACTATTGCCCAAATGTCCTGCAATCCGGCTATGGGTGGTGTAGCTAAAGGACAAATAGTACGCGAAATTGATGCCTTAGGCGGGCAAAGCGGCATCATCACGGATAAAACCATGATCCAGTTCCGGATGCTGAACTTATCTAAAGGCCCGGCTATGTGGAGCCCCCGTGCCCAAAGCGACCGCATGCGTTTTGCAGAAGAATGGCGCTTAAACCTGGAGCAAACTGCTAACATTGATTTCTGGCAGGAAATGGCGGCTAGCATTTTAGTAGAAGGAGGTAAAGCAGCCGGTATTAAAACAGCTTTAGGTATTGAGTTTAGATCAGAAGCCGTTATTTTAACGAATGGCACTTTCCTGAATGGAATCATTCATATCGGTGAAAAACAATTTGGTGGTGGACGCGCCGCCGAAAGAGCAGCCACAGGAATAACCGAGCAATTGATTTCGTTAGGCTTTGAGGCTGGCCGTATGAAAACCGGTACCCCACCCCGGGTAGATGGTCGTTCCCTGGATTACTCCCGCATGGAAGAACAAAAAGGCGACGAAAATCCGTCTAAGTTTTCGTACACCAACACCAAGCCGCTAGAGCAACAACGCAGTTGTTATATTACTTACACCAGTACGGCAACGCACGAAATTTTAAAAACTGGTTTCGAAAAATCGCCCATGTTTCAGGGCCGGATTCAAGGTTTAGGTCCACGTTATTGCCCTTCTATTGAAGATAAAATTAACCGCTTTGCAGATAAAGACCGGCACCAGATATTCGTAGAGCCCGAAGGTTGGAGCACCGTAGAAATATACGTAAATGGTTTTTCCAGTTCTTTACCCGAAGACGTACAATACAAGGCCCTACGCACCATTGCGGGTTTTGAAAATGCCAAGATGTTCCGCCCCGGTTACGCTATCGAATACGATTTCTTTCCACCAACCCAGCTAAACTTAACTTTAGAAACCAAGTTAGTAGAGAACCTATACTTTGCTGGCCAGATAAACGGCACCACTGGTTACGAAGAAGCCGCTTGCCAGGGCTTAATGGCCGGTATAAACGCGCATAATAAGATAAACCAAAAAGAACCTTTTATATTAAAACGCTCCGAAGCTTACATTGGCGTTTTGATTGATGACCTGGTAAATAAGGGCACCGAAGAACCTTACCGCATGTTTACTTCCCGTGCGGAACACCGCATTTTATTACGCCAGGATAATGCCGATATCCGCTTAACTAAAAAAGGATTTGACTTAGGTTTAGCCAGTCAGGAACGTTTAGATCTGGTTAACCGCAAAATTACCGAAACGCAGGAAGTTATTGATTACCTCAATAACAAATCAATAGAACCATCTGAAATAAACGAAATTTTACAACGTTTAAACTCTGCGCCTATAACAGAAAAAGCCAAAGCCGGTAATTTGATCAAAAGACCAAACGTGGATATTGCCCACATTGCAGAAGCAGTGCCGGCTATTCAAAATTATCTGAGTAAATATTTAGTCGAAAGCATTGAGCAAGCTTCTATTGCCGTAAAATATGCCAGCTACATCGATAAAGAACATCAAATGGCAAACCGCATAGAAGAGCTAGAGAATTATATTATTAAAGAACGGCTCGACTATAAAAATATGCCGGCACTTTCGAAAGAAGCCCGCGAAAAATTATTAAAAATAAACCCCGAAACCATTGGTCAGGCTTCCCGCATCAGTGGCGTTTCGCCAGCGGATATATCCATATTAATGGTATACTTAGGAAAGTAA
- the ybeY gene encoding rRNA maturation RNase YbeY gives MLDLPIEFIAEDIPFQVPDEEKIKKWIVQVIEDYDFELENLTFIFCSDNYLLDVNVTYLDHDTLTDIITFDNSDEDDTIEGDIFISIDRVKENATNFNVSFLEELHRVIIHGVLHLIGFDDKSDLSKSEMRQKEDYWLSLRDFTANGI, from the coding sequence ATGCTTGATTTACCAATTGAGTTTATAGCCGAGGATATCCCGTTTCAAGTTCCAGACGAAGAAAAAATTAAAAAATGGATAGTCCAGGTAATAGAAGACTACGACTTTGAACTAGAAAATTTAACGTTTATATTCTGTTCCGATAATTACTTACTTGATGTAAATGTAACTTACCTGGATCACGATACACTTACCGATATTATTACCTTCGATAACTCCGATGAAGACGATACGATAGAAGGGGATATATTTATAAGCATCGACCGGGTAAAGGAAAACGCCACTAATTTTAACGTATCTTTTTTAGAAGAACTGCACCGTGTAATCATACACGGTGTTTTGCATTTAATAGGGTTCGATGATAAATCAGATTTGAGTAAATCTGAAATGCGGCAAAAAGAAGATTACTGGTTATCTTTGCGGGATTTTACAGCAAACGGAATTTAA
- a CDS encoding ATP-binding protein — protein sequence MDQIKIQIPSLIENIRVVESFIDNSKEKFHIEDDIYGNIMVAVTESVNNAIRHGNKFDKDKNVYLSLYVEPDLLRFEVQDEGNGFDAEALTDPTAPENLENPGGRGIFLMKHLCDEVKFTNDGRNVQLTFYINNA from the coding sequence ATGGATCAAATTAAAATTCAGATTCCTTCTCTCATTGAAAACATTCGGGTAGTAGAAAGCTTTATAGACAACTCGAAAGAAAAGTTTCACATCGAAGATGACATATACGGCAATATTATGGTAGCCGTAACCGAATCTGTGAACAATGCTATCCGGCATGGCAATAAGTTTGATAAAGATAAAAATGTTTATTTATCGCTTTACGTAGAACCCGATTTGCTGCGGTTTGAAGTGCAGGACGAAGGCAATGGCTTTGATGCCGAAGCGCTCACTGACCCTACTGCGCCGGAAAACTTAGAAAACCCAGGTGGCCGCGGTATTTTCCTGATGAAACATTTATGCGATGAAGTTAAATTCACTAACGACGGCCGCAATGTTCAATTAACTTTTTACATTAATAATGCTTGA
- a CDS encoding DUF4175 family protein, with amino-acid sequence MRWIFAPLSAFANFKRLLTDEQAAQKVGTFYPEIKDKLLNTIQLKDLSKTNDLIAASIEQKSQHLVNFKFDESVKLQENKPLLKYVLIPVGLMLAVTIIYPNLFVKGTERIINYKKYYAPEAPFQFIVENPKLETFRNEDFELIVKLEGKTIPNEIKVLYNGREQNLTRNKNNTFSYTFQNLQKPVAFQLAGSGFYSEGYLLHVLSRPNIKDFNLQVQYPKYLAKKPEVINNTGSITVPEGSTVTWNFATMATEQLELAFTNPNSTLAATHDETNFTVSKKINSTQEYEVRLKNRYSGNKDKMSFLITSIPDRAPEITLESFQDSAGYDNLVLGGTVADDYGLSRLSIHYRVTTGNNPKEGGYKTIPLRLEPQQNSQSYYYPWNVANLRIGPGQQLEYFVQVWDNDGIRGPKSTRSQVLSLKVPSRSELNKEISSNAKSMQSQMSKSVQKAQKLQEQISQSEEKLKTKKELNWQDKKQMEDLLEKKKQLERDINAMKQSFDQLNQQQDKVDEKSLQLAEKTKQLQKLMEDLLDEETKKLYEELEKLLQQQMPNERELQKLLDKLDQKENNLEKELERALELFKQLQFEQKLESATDKLNELAKEQEQLSEKTEDKKAPNQELQQEQENLKKQFEAVKKELDDLEKLNQELEDKNQLEDTKQEENQIEQEMQNSQESLDKKQNKKAAQSQKNAAEKMQQMAQKMEQEADSNSMEEAQQNLDHLRDILNNLIKLSFDQEELMKSFRSVSQSDPRFITLGQQQLKLKDDAKIIEDSLYSLAKKVFQIQSFVTREVGAMNNNISESLNQIRDRNVGKATMHQQLTMTSVNNLALMLNDALKQMQQQMAMAAKMQGKGKPKPGGKPKPGSGEMGKMQQMLNQKMEDLKKGNLSGKALSEELAKLAAEQQRLRNALKELEKQGGKEGKGTKEEGGEGSGGKLDKLNKMMEQTETDLVNKRLTEQTIMRQREILTRLLEAEKSARERELDNKRESQSGKEIARAVPPSFEKYIKNKEKQTELLKTISPAFTPYYKKEVNEYFQKIGK; translated from the coding sequence ATGCGCTGGATCTTTGCGCCACTTAGCGCCTTCGCGAACTTTAAACGCTTATTAACCGATGAGCAAGCCGCCCAGAAAGTAGGAACCTTTTATCCGGAAATCAAAGACAAACTTTTAAACACCATCCAGCTTAAAGATCTCAGTAAAACCAATGACTTGATTGCAGCTAGTATTGAGCAAAAAAGCCAGCATTTGGTAAATTTTAAATTTGATGAAAGTGTAAAACTTCAGGAAAATAAGCCATTGTTAAAGTACGTGCTAATTCCGGTTGGCTTGATGCTAGCTGTTACTATAATTTACCCTAATCTATTTGTGAAGGGTACAGAGCGTATTATTAACTACAAAAAGTATTATGCCCCCGAAGCTCCCTTCCAATTTATTGTGGAAAACCCAAAGCTGGAGACCTTCCGCAACGAAGATTTTGAACTGATTGTCAAGCTCGAAGGAAAAACGATACCGAACGAAATTAAGGTATTATACAACGGCCGCGAACAAAATTTAACCCGGAACAAAAACAATACTTTTTCTTATACTTTCCAGAATTTACAAAAACCGGTTGCTTTCCAGTTGGCTGGTTCCGGCTTTTATTCGGAGGGTTACCTACTTCATGTTCTCTCCCGGCCTAACATTAAAGATTTTAACTTACAAGTTCAATATCCCAAATATTTAGCGAAAAAGCCCGAAGTAATTAATAACACCGGCAGCATTACCGTACCCGAAGGCAGCACCGTTACCTGGAATTTTGCTACGATGGCTACCGAACAATTGGAATTAGCCTTTACTAATCCAAATTCAACTCTGGCCGCTACCCACGACGAAACTAATTTTACAGTAAGTAAAAAAATTAACAGCACGCAGGAATACGAAGTACGGCTTAAGAATCGCTACAGTGGTAACAAAGATAAAATGAGCTTTTTGATTACTTCGATTCCGGACCGGGCACCCGAAATTACGCTGGAAAGCTTTCAGGATTCTGCTGGTTACGACAATCTGGTTTTAGGTGGTACCGTAGCTGATGATTATGGTTTATCGCGGCTAAGCATTCACTACCGGGTTACAACGGGTAATAACCCCAAAGAGGGAGGTTATAAAACCATACCATTGCGATTAGAACCGCAACAGAATAGCCAATCGTATTACTATCCCTGGAACGTAGCTAATTTACGTATCGGGCCAGGACAGCAACTCGAGTACTTTGTACAGGTTTGGGACAACGATGGCATCCGGGGACCTAAAAGCACCCGCTCGCAAGTATTATCGCTTAAAGTACCTTCGCGCTCCGAGTTAAATAAAGAAATTTCTTCTAATGCCAAGTCGATGCAGAGCCAAATGAGCAAATCGGTTCAGAAAGCGCAAAAACTACAAGAACAGATTTCGCAATCCGAAGAAAAGCTAAAAACGAAAAAAGAGCTGAATTGGCAAGACAAAAAGCAAATGGAAGATTTGCTTGAGAAAAAGAAACAACTTGAGCGCGATATTAACGCCATGAAGCAATCGTTTGATCAGCTAAACCAACAACAAGATAAGGTAGATGAGAAAAGCCTGCAGTTAGCCGAGAAAACAAAGCAGTTGCAAAAACTGATGGAAGATTTACTCGACGAAGAAACCAAAAAACTATACGAGGAACTTGAGAAACTATTGCAACAGCAAATGCCCAATGAGCGCGAGCTACAAAAACTTTTAGATAAACTTGACCAAAAAGAAAATAATTTAGAAAAAGAACTGGAACGGGCTTTAGAATTATTTAAGCAATTGCAATTCGAACAAAAACTCGAAAGTGCCACCGATAAGCTGAATGAGTTGGCCAAAGAGCAAGAACAGCTTTCCGAAAAAACAGAAGATAAAAAAGCACCCAATCAAGAACTGCAGCAAGAACAGGAAAATTTAAAAAAACAATTTGAAGCCGTTAAAAAAGAGCTAGATGATTTAGAAAAGCTAAACCAGGAACTGGAAGACAAAAATCAACTGGAAGATACTAAGCAGGAAGAAAACCAGATTGAGCAGGAAATGCAGAATAGTCAGGAATCGTTAGATAAAAAGCAAAATAAAAAAGCAGCACAGTCGCAGAAAAATGCCGCCGAAAAAATGCAGCAGATGGCTCAGAAAATGGAACAAGAAGCTGACAGCAACAGCATGGAAGAAGCGCAGCAAAACCTGGATCATTTGCGCGATATACTAAACAACCTGATTAAACTTTCTTTCGACCAGGAAGAACTCATGAAATCTTTCCGGAGTGTAAGCCAAAGTGACCCCCGGTTTATTACCTTAGGGCAGCAGCAGTTAAAGCTAAAAGATGATGCTAAAATTATTGAAGATAGCTTGTACTCCTTAGCCAAGAAAGTATTTCAGATTCAGTCTTTCGTTACCCGCGAAGTAGGAGCTATGAACAATAATATTTCGGAAAGTTTGAATCAGATTAGAGATCGTAACGTAGGAAAAGCAACCATGCACCAGCAACTCACCATGACATCGGTGAATAATTTGGCGTTGATGCTGAACGATGCTTTAAAGCAAATGCAGCAGCAAATGGCCATGGCTGCCAAAATGCAAGGCAAAGGTAAACCAAAACCGGGTGGTAAACCTAAGCCAGGTTCTGGCGAAATGGGCAAAATGCAGCAAATGCTTAACCAGAAAATGGAAGATTTAAAAAAAGGGAATCTGTCGGGTAAAGCACTTTCGGAAGAGTTAGCTAAATTAGCCGCCGAGCAACAACGTTTACGAAACGCCTTAAAAGAGCTAGAGAAACAAGGCGGCAAAGAAGGTAAAGGAACCAAAGAGGAGGGAGGCGAAGGTAGCGGCGGTAAGCTGGACAAATTAAACAAAATGATGGAACAAACCGAAACCGATCTCGTTAATAAACGACTTACAGAACAAACCATCATGCGGCAGCGCGAAATTTTAACCCGTTTGCTAGAAGCTGAGAAGTCGGCAAGAGAAAGAGAACTGGATAATAAGCGGGAATCACAATCGGGTAAAGAAATAGCCCGTGCCGTGCCGCCATCGTTTGAAAAGTATATTAAAAACAAAGAAAAGCAAACAGAATTACTTAAAACTATTTCGCCAGCCTTTACTCCTTATTATAAGAAAGAGGTAAACGAATATTTTCAAAAAATTGGTAAATAA
- a CDS encoding exodeoxyribonuclease III, translated as MKIISYNVNGIRSAVSKGFVEWLQAADPDVICLQEIKCDEEKFDKQLFESLGYHVYIHPAVKKGYSGVGIFSKQKPNNVTIGCSNELYDAEGRVLRADFNDFSVVNVYMPSGSSGDTRQDFKMQWLEYFLQYINQLRAQLPNLVICGDYNICHQPIDIHNPKSNANSSGFLPEEREWFSQFLSHGYIDSFRHFNQEPHNYTWWSYRAGARNKNLGWRIDYAIVTEPLKNRLKRAAILSEAKHSDHCPVLVEFTHEIA; from the coding sequence ATGAAAATTATTAGTTATAACGTAAATGGCATCCGCTCGGCGGTAAGTAAAGGATTTGTAGAATGGTTGCAGGCCGCCGACCCCGATGTAATTTGCTTGCAAGAAATAAAGTGCGACGAAGAAAAATTTGACAAACAGCTTTTCGAATCTTTAGGGTATCACGTGTACATTCATCCGGCGGTAAAAAAAGGCTACAGCGGTGTAGGCATATTCTCGAAGCAAAAGCCTAACAATGTAACCATAGGTTGCAGCAATGAATTATACGATGCCGAAGGCCGAGTTTTACGGGCTGATTTCAATGATTTTTCTGTGGTTAATGTGTACATGCCTTCTGGGTCGAGCGGCGATACGCGCCAGGATTTTAAAATGCAGTGGCTGGAGTATTTCTTACAATACATTAACCAACTACGCGCGCAATTGCCTAACTTAGTTATCTGTGGCGATTATAACATCTGTCACCAGCCCATTGATATCCATAATCCGAAGTCTAATGCCAACAGTTCAGGCTTTCTACCGGAAGAACGGGAGTGGTTCTCGCAATTTTTAAGTCATGGGTACATCGATTCGTTCCGGCACTTTAACCAGGAGCCACATAATTACACCTGGTGGAGTTACCGAGCCGGCGCCCGTAACAAAAACTTAGGCTGGCGCATTGATTATGCCATTGTTACTGAACCGCTCAAGAACCGTTTAAAACGAGCTGCTATTTTATCTGAGGCTAAACATTCCGATCATTGCCCGGTATTAGTGGAATTTACTCACGAAATAGCTTAA
- a CDS encoding carboxymuconolactone decarboxylase family protein, with protein MNKVQEFNDYRTRMNEKIMAANNKVIKRFFNLDTNAYQEGALDVKTKEMLGLACSMVLRCDDCVKYHLGKCQECGVTDEEIYEVFAIANLIGGSIVIPHFRRAVEYWEELKTS; from the coding sequence ATGAATAAAGTACAGGAATTTAATGATTACCGGACCCGCATGAACGAAAAAATAATGGCGGCCAATAATAAAGTTATTAAACGTTTTTTTAACCTCGATACGAATGCTTACCAGGAAGGTGCTTTAGACGTTAAAACCAAAGAAATGCTGGGCTTAGCCTGCTCGATGGTATTGCGCTGCGACGATTGCGTAAAATACCACTTAGGTAAATGCCAGGAATGCGGCGTAACAGACGAAGAAATATACGAGGTTTTTGCCATTGCTAATTTAATTGGGGGTTCTATTGTTATTCCCCATTTTAGAAGAGCCGTAGAGTACTGGGAAGAATTAAAAACAAGCTAA
- a CDS encoding ComF family protein, translated as MLAPIKNIFADFISLLYPQACLACQELLKHGEKAICTDCRINLPYTNSHLAANPENELLQRFYNKVPIKYAFAYLYFTRSGRVQRLLHALKYQGHEEVGEILGNWYGADLKESNYHQQFDLITPVPLHKQKLKIRGYNQSDSFAKGLGQILEVSWQSDVLKRTANTSTQTKKTRLERWQNVGELFQVVNPATIQNKRILLVDDVMTTGATLEACALVLLDAGAQEVSVAAIAAA; from the coding sequence ATGTTAGCTCCAATTAAGAATATATTCGCTGATTTTATCTCTTTGCTATATCCGCAGGCGTGTTTGGCTTGCCAAGAATTACTTAAACACGGCGAAAAAGCTATTTGCACTGATTGCCGGATTAATTTACCCTATACGAACAGCCATTTAGCAGCTAACCCGGAGAACGAATTATTGCAACGATTTTATAACAAAGTGCCCATTAAGTATGCTTTTGCTTATTTATATTTTACCCGGTCGGGCCGGGTACAAAGGTTATTACACGCTCTAAAATACCAGGGGCACGAAGAAGTTGGCGAAATATTAGGCAACTGGTACGGGGCCGATTTAAAAGAAAGTAATTACCACCAGCAATTTGATTTAATTACTCCAGTACCCTTACATAAACAAAAATTAAAAATACGTGGCTATAATCAATCCGATTCTTTTGCGAAAGGATTAGGGCAAATTTTAGAAGTTTCCTGGCAATCCGATGTTTTAAAACGTACTGCCAATACCAGCACGCAAACTAAGAAAACGCGTTTAGAACGATGGCAGAATGTAGGCGAGTTGTTTCAGGTAGTTAATCCTGCAACTATTCAGAATAAACGGATTTTGCTGGTAGACGATGTAATGACAACTGGGGCAACTCTGGAAGCTTGTGCATTAGTGTTATTAGATGCCGGAGCGCAAGAGGTAAGTGTAGCCGCAATTGCTGCAGCATAA
- the gldJ gene encoding gliding motility lipoprotein GldJ → MNLLKFLGYAAASAVILTACNKKGHPTSTNPGDISAKTGIEYNTEEGFQVASYEPLAEGPGLKFIEGGRTTLGSMEEDVAMTRDNIERTVTVASFFMDETEVANIHWLEYLSHIKKDSAEEVYTKALPDTTVWQRELSFNDPYEQYYLRYPGFRFYPVVGVSWEQANDYCLWRTAKVNENMARNGGASSGGGFKLFGKKKKGAAAEAPAEGGSLSIESGLVLPNYRLPTEAEWEYAAQAMIGTQLDEDENQSNKRLYPWDGHQMRNPYGRHQGQFLANFKRGRGDYAGIAGSLNDGAMITEWVYAYPANDFGLYNMAGNVNEWVQDVYRPLSFQDVEDLNPVRRGGGISDPAANYDVAGFQSLINDEVRVFKGGSWRDVAYWLSPGTRRFMAQDSATATIGFRCAMINTGSNK, encoded by the coding sequence ATGAATTTGTTAAAATTTTTAGGTTACGCCGCCGCGAGCGCCGTTATTCTTACCGCTTGTAACAAAAAAGGGCATCCAACCAGTACCAACCCGGGCGATATTAGTGCTAAAACCGGTATTGAGTACAACACCGAGGAAGGTTTTCAGGTTGCCAGTTACGAACCATTGGCCGAAGGTCCCGGGCTTAAGTTTATTGAAGGTGGGCGTACCACGTTAGGTTCCATGGAAGAAGACGTAGCTATGACCCGCGATAACATTGAGCGGACGGTTACAGTGGCCTCCTTCTTTATGGACGAAACCGAAGTGGCTAACATTCACTGGTTAGAATATTTATCACACATTAAAAAAGATTCGGCAGAAGAAGTTTATACAAAAGCATTACCCGATACCACGGTTTGGCAACGGGAATTATCTTTTAACGACCCTTACGAGCAGTATTACCTGCGTTACCCTGGTTTCCGGTTTTACCCGGTAGTTGGCGTAAGCTGGGAACAAGCCAACGATTATTGCTTGTGGCGTACCGCCAAAGTAAACGAAAACATGGCCCGTAATGGTGGCGCAAGTAGTGGTGGCGGATTTAAGTTATTTGGCAAAAAGAAAAAAGGCGCCGCTGCCGAAGCTCCCGCCGAAGGTGGTTCTTTATCCATCGAATCGGGCCTAGTTTTACCGAATTACCGCCTGCCCACTGAAGCAGAATGGGAATACGCCGCACAGGCTATGATTGGTACTCAGTTAGATGAAGACGAAAATCAATCAAACAAACGGTTATACCCTTGGGATGGCCACCAAATGCGGAACCCTTACGGCAGACACCAAGGCCAGTTCTTAGCTAACTTTAAACGGGGTCGCGGTGATTATGCTGGTATTGCGGGTTCCTTAAACGATGGCGCTATGATTACCGAATGGGTTTACGCTTACCCAGCTAACGATTTTGGTTTATATAACATGGCTGGTAACGTAAACGAGTGGGTACAAGATGTGTACCGCCCATTATCTTTCCAAGACGTAGAAGATTTAAACCCGGTACGTCGGGGTGGCGGTATCAGCGACCCAGCAGCTAATTACGATGTAGCTGGTTTCCAGTCATTGATAAACGATGAAGTACGCGTATTTAAAGGTGGCTCCTGGAGAGACGTAGCTTACTGGTTATCGCCGGGTACTCGCCGGTTTATGGCGCAAGATTCAGCTACAGCAACTATTGGTTTCCGTTGCGCAATGATCAACACTGGTTCTAATAAATAA